A genomic window from Montipora capricornis isolate CH-2021 chromosome 8, ASM3666992v2, whole genome shotgun sequence includes:
- the LOC138059770 gene encoding uncharacterized protein, which translates to MTSHRAPKQWSLSSNETITSIEAWENNLKYILSLDPNFADFLTDGSSWGKKTNATPLRGFSNDPESVPTARRRTAAQKVTHLEMMLGQIANYVPIISRNSIVKNSTSISGVWQSIRQHYGLQLTGSRFLDLANISLKPEQRPEDLFQILMAFIEDNLLTRSSGITHYGEIPDADEELSPSLENFIVLTWLRLLHPNLPRLVKQRYGTELRSRTLASVKPEISQALESLLDELHTSDESKVLRSAPPTDHRSFVPARRRPLPKPRAVKSCPLCQQAGRPDFRSHFLSGCKFLPEPDRLFMSKIRQVAGIELEESSYDFQHYPDLTGPPGFEEFADMQHCPSSVLPTMKPPATRRVNVSQSPFLHAFYGHHPLRLTIDTGAETNMMRASLTHYAVRACHLLRAPNTNTTFWPGEFLEIDASSALLKDATLAIEPRMDSVSSSHLKPAHTWPQPDIVQSIGGKLRLLNNTEEPLLIRKNDHLCQARLTVLESSIEPSSTQAAEPCPKSTTPPSSSVESVHVDPDGLLSPAEKAAFISLLKEFQLVFDPRIPGYNGAAGPIEGVVNMGPVEPPQRKGRVPQYSRDQLDLLQTKFDELEAQGIFSRPEDLNVVVEYLNPSFLVKKRNGGFRLVTAFTDVGRYSKPQPSLMPDVDSTLLKIACWKYIVVSDLSQAFYQIPLAKNSMKYCGVVTPFKGVRVYTRCAMGIPGSETALEELMCRVLGDLLQEGCVAKIADDLYCGGNSHQELLLNWRKVLSALDRCNLRLSPAKTIICPASTTILGWIWSQGSIRASSHRVAALASCEPPKNVRGLRAFVGSYKMLGRVLSGAAKLLAPLESLTAGRQSQDTISWSDELLVCFRSCQEALTSNRSITLPKPDDQLWIATDGSVKMNGLGATLYVLRDQKLHLAGYFSAKFKKHQASWLPCEIEALSIAAAVKHFAPYIIQSKSKTYVLTDSKPCVQAFDKLCRGQFSSSPRVTSFLSSVSRYQITLLHLAGSANLPSDFASRNAPACDDPRCQVCSFVSEAEDLAVRPISVHDVLSGKTSLPFTSRSAWLQSQLECPDLRRVHSHLKQGTRPSKKLTNIKDVKRYLNLVSISRDGLLVVKRDEPFAAPRECIVIPRSVVDGFLAALHVKLDHPSRHQMKLVSQRYFFALDLDKALDRCSQCCHLCSSLKKVPSSLIEQSTSDPPDGFGISFAADIIKRYRQLVLVVRETSTSFTAACLLDNERRESIRSGLLRLCLELRPLSGPPSVIRVDPAPGFASLGDDEILKQYGFAVEVGRVKNPNKNPVAEKCVAELGDELLRVCPEGGTISPLSLAVATANLNTRIRNRGLSAREMWLQRDQFTNAQIPFSDLQVVRQQQSLRLRNHPTSERSKAPGCSPRPATPVQVGDLVYITSDGSKTSARNRYLVVSVDGLWCNVRKFTGSQLRSTSYRVKLSECYRVPDLTETTSNLSRHYSSASYPEDTDEEPLTCEHVDEEPAPLLTPQSTPSPAPAVVPSELATPPDPQPDIHHVPESSPPPSGSMTVDIDAHIPEPTSSPGPRRSSRSTRRPAYLKDYITY; encoded by the exons ATGACTTCACACAGAGCGCCGAAACAGTGGTCGCTTTCTTcgaatgaaactattacttcgATCGAAGCCTGGGAAAACAATCTAAAGTACATCTTGTCCCTCGATCCGAACTTCGCAGACTTTCTTACTGATGGATCATCGTGgggtaaaaaaacaaacgctACACCCCTACGTGGTTTCTCCAACGATCCTGAATCTGTTCCAACGGCGAGAAGAAGGACTGCTGCTCAAAAAGTAACACATTTAGAAATGATGCTCGGCCAAATTGCCAATTACGTCCCTATCATTTCTCGGAACTCAATCGTCAAGAATTCTACATCAATTAGCGGCGTTTGGCAATCGATCCGACAGCATTATGGCTTGCAGTTAACTGGTTCCCGTTTCTTGGACCTCGCGAACATTTCTTTGAAGCCTGAACAGCGTCCTGAGGATTTATTCCAAATCTTAATGGCCTTTATTGAGGACAACCTACTCACCAGATCCAGCGGAATCACTCATTATGGCGAGATCCCGGACGCTGACGAAGAACTATCTCCATCCCTCGAAAATTTTATTGTTCTCACTTGGCTACGCCTACTCCATCCCAACCTTCCACGACTTGTGAAACAACGTTATGGAACCGAATTACGTAGTAGGACGTTGGCCTCTGTGAAACCTGAAATCTCTCAAGCTCTCGAGTCGTTACTTGACGAGCTCCACACCAGTGATGAATCAAAGGTTCTACGCTCTGCGCCCCCGACTGATCATCGCTCATTTGTTCCCGCACGACGCAGGCCACTGCCTAAACCTCGAGCTGTCAAGTCTTGTCCTCTTTGCCAGCAGGCCGGCCGCCCAGATTTTCGGTCACATTTTCTCAGCGGTTGCAAGTTTCTGCCCGAGCCTGATCGTCTCTTCATGTCCAAGATTCGCCAAGTGGCCGGCATTGAATTAGAGGAGAGCAGTTATGATTTCCAGCACTATCCTGATCTGACTGGCCCTCCAGGTTTTGAAGAATTCGCAGATATGCAGCATTGTCCCTCCAGTGTCCTACCTACTATGAAACCCCCTGCCACTCGTCGCGTAAACGTCTCCCAGTCTCCATTCCTTCACGCCTTTTATGGTCATCACCCTTTACGCCTTACAATAGACACTGGCGCTGAAACTAATATGATGAGAGCTTCTTTA ACCCACTACGCTGTCAGAGCTTGCCACCTCCTTCGCGCCCCGAATACTAACACAACCTTCTGGCCGGGTGAGTTCCTGGAAATTGACGCCTCCTCAGCGCTACTTAAAGACGCTACACTTGCCATTGAGCCCCGTATGGATTCGGTCTCTTCTAGTCACCTCAAACCTGCTCACACCTGGCCTCAACCCGACATTGTCCAATCCATTGGTGGTAAACTGAGACTTCTCAACAATACCGAGGAGCCCCTACTAATCCGCAAGAACGACCATTTATGCCAAGCACGTCTAACTGTTCTGGAGTCTTCCATAGAGCCCTCCTCAACCCAAGCTGCAGAGCCGTGCCCCAAGTCTACTACTCCTCCCTCTTCTTCCGTCGAGTCCGTACATGTAGACCCTGACGGTTTGTTGTCCCCTGCTGAGAAAGCCGCGTTCATTTCGCTACTGAAGGAATTCCAATTGGTTTTCGATCCCCGTATTCCTGGTTACAATGGAGCTGCCGGGCCGATTGAAGGGGTTGTGAATATGGGACCTGTCGAGCCTCCCCAGCGAAAAGGGCGTGTCCCACAGTACTCTCGCGACCAACTCGACCTGCTTCAAACCAAATTTGACGAACTTGAGGCTCAAGGCATTTTCAGTCGACCAGAAGATTTAAACGTTGTGGTGGAATACTTGAATCCATCCTTCTTGGTAAAGAAGAGGAATGGCGGTTTTCGCTTAGTCACAGCCTTTACTGACGTGGGCCGCTATAGCAAGCCCCAGCCCTCACTAATGCCGGACGTGGACTCCACTCTTCTCAAGATTGCTTGCTGGAAGTACATTGTAGTCTCTGATTTGTCTCAGGCGTTCTACCAAATCCCACTTGCAAAGAACTCCATGAAGTATTGTGGCGTGGTTACACCCTTTAAAGGCGTTCGTGTCTACACGCGTTGCGCAATGGGAATCCCCGGTTCCGAAACGGCCCTCGAGGAGCTAATGTGCCGCGTCCTGGGTGATCTCCTTCAGGAAGGGTGTGTCGCTAAGATTGCCGACGACTTGTATTGTGGTGGTAACTCCCATCAAGAGCTCCTTTTAAACTGGCGAAAAGTCCTCTCGGCTCTCGATCGCTGCAACCTTCGCCTCTCACCTGCGAAAACCATAATCTGCCCAGCTTCTACCACCATTCTCGGTTGGATATGGTCCCAGGGCTCGATCCGCGCTTCTTCCCATCGTGTAGCTGCTCTTGCTTCTTGTGAGCCACCCAAGAATGTACGCGGTCTCCGTGCTTTTGTTGGCTCATACAAAATGCTTGGTCGGGTCCTTAGTGGAGCTGCTAAACTCCTCGCTCCTCTCGAGTCGCTTACGGCTGGTCGTCAATCTCAAGACACCATCTCCTGGTCTGATGAGCTCCTAGTGTGTTTTCGCTCCTGTCAAGAAGCACTCACGTCTAACAGATCCATCACACTCCCCAAGCCTGATGATCAACTTTGGATCGCAACCGATGGTTCCGTCAAGATGAATGGCCTCGGCGCCACTCTTTATGTGCTTCGTGACCAGAAGCTCCACCTTGCCGGATACTTCAGTGCCAAATTTAAAAAGCATCAAGCCTCCTGGTTACCATGTGAAATAGAGGCATTGTCTATTGCCGCTGCCGTCAAGCATTTTGCCCCTTATATAATTCAATCAAAGTCTAAGACTTATGTACTGACTGACAGCAAGCCGTGTGTCCAGGCCTTTGACAAGCTCTGCCGTGGACAGTTCTCCTCCAGTCCCCGAGTGACTTCGTTTTTATCATCTGTTAGCCGTTACCAAATCACACTGCTCCATTTGGCTGGTTCTGCCAACCTGCCTTCTGACTTTGCTAGTCGTAACGCACCAGCTTGCGACGACCCTCGCTGCCAAGTTTGTTCATTTGTATCCGAAGCTGAAGACCTAGCTGTGCGTCCCATTTCTGTTCATGATGTGCTATCGGGGAAGACGTCCCTTCCTTTCACAAGCCGTTCCGCCTGGCTCCAATCGCAACTAGAGTGCCCGGATTTGAGACGTGTCCACTCTCATCTTAAGCAGGGCACTCGCCCGTCAAAGAAGCTGACAAACATTAAAGATGTCAAGCGTTACCTGAACCTGGTCTCCATTTCCCGTGACGGCCTACTCGTCGTAAAACGCGATGAACCTTTCGCTGCGCCCCGCGAATGTATTGTCATTCCACGCTCTGTTGTTGATGGCTTCCTTGCTGCCTTACACGTGAAGCTGGACCACCCCTCCCGTCACCAGATGAAACTGGTTTCACAGCGTTACTTCTTCGCTTTAGATTTGGACAAAGCCCTGGATCGGTGCTCGCAGTGTTGCCACCTATGCTCTTCCCTGAAGAAAGTTCCATCCAGCCTCATTGAACAATCAACCTCTGATCCCCCCGACGGCTTTGGTATTTCCTTCGCTGCAGACATCATAAAGCGCTACCGTCAGCTAGTACTTGTCGTCCGCGAGACGTCCACGTCCTTCACTGCAGCTTGCTTGTTGGATAACGAACGTCGTGAATCCATTCGCTCTGGTCTCCTCCGTTTGTGCCTTGAGCTGCGACCTCTGTCTGGCCCCCCTTCCGTCATAAGGGTAGATCCCGCTCCTGGCTTTGCTTCTTTAGGTGACGATGAAATCCTTAAGCAGTACGGCTTTGCCGTGGAAGTCGGCCGAGTCAAAAACCCAAACAAGAATCCTGTGGCAGAGAAATGCGTCGCAGAACTTGGTGATGAGCTTCTACGTGTTTGTCCTGAGGGTGGTACAATCAGTCCTCTTTCCTTAGCTGTGGCGACAGCCAATCTCAACACCCGTATCCGCAACAGAGGATTGTCTGCCCGCGAGATGTGGCTTCAACGCGATCAATTCACTAACGCACAGATCCCTTTTTCCGACCTCCAAGTTGTTCGACAACAGCAGTCGTTGCGGCTCCGTAACCATCCCACAAGTGAGAGATCCAAGGCCCCAGGCTGTAGCCCTCGCCCGGCCACGCCCGTTCAAGTAGGCGATTTGGTGTACATTACTTCTGATGGCTCCAAGACCAGTGCCCGCAATCGGTATCTTGTGGTCTCCGTGGATGGCCTATGGTGCAACGTACGCAAGTTCACCGGTTCACAGTTGCGTTCTACCTCCTATCGCGTCAAGCTGTCCGAATGTTATCGTGTTCCTGACCTAACAGAGACCACGTCTAACCTCTCTCGTCATTACAGCTCCGCTTCCTACCCTGAAGATACCGACGAAGAGCCTCTCACCTGTGAGCACGTTGACGAAGAACCCGCTCCCCTTCTTACACCTCAGAGCACTCCGAGTCCGGCTCCTGCTGTAGTTCCTAGCGAGCTCGCTACCCCACCAGATCCTCAGCCTGACATTCATCATGTGCCCGAGTCTTCCCCTCCCCCGAGTGGAAGCATGACTGTTGACATTGATGCCCATATCCCGGAGCCTACCTCCTCACCTGGCCCACGCCGGTCAAGCCGTTCAACTCGTCGTCCGGCTTACCTCAAGGACTACATTACATATTAA